GGTGCGCAAGATTATACAGAAGCTTCAGAACCAACTGATTTTGTAGTTTTAGGTGAAAAATATAGAAATGCTATTTGTTATGAAGGAACAACTGATACAATCTATGAAAATTTAGGTGATACAAGATATATAATAATGACTTCAAATAATGCTTGGTTTACACCTTCGATTGAGCCAACACTGCAAGATTTGCTTTTAAAATATTATTCAAAAAAATATCAAGTTACAGTTTTTCATATAGTAAATGGAAGTCCTAATAAAATCTATCGTCCATAAGTACTGAGTTTAAAAGTAGAACATAACTCCTACTTTTACTCTATCTTGTTTTTCATATAAATCATCATTTATATATTTTAAATTTAAAGCTAAATTTCTATGCATTTTATAAGTAGTAAAAGCTTCAAATTGATTGTTTTCTAAGCTTTTATTATATTTATCGTAAGTGTAATTTACTCCAATATTGAAGTTTTCAATCCTATTTGTAATAAATCCAATATTTACTCCAGCTGAATATAATTGGTCATTCCCTTTATAATAGATATTTGAACCTAGCATTGAGTAGATAAAATCTTTATCATTTCCAAAGCTAATTCCCACTTCTGGTTTTACTTTAAAATAATCTTCTTCATCTTTAAAATGTTCATAACCAACATCAATTCCCCAAGAAATTGGTTTAAATATCATATCTTGTGGAGAGTATGACTTTATTTTTAAAAGTGTAAATCTATCAAGTTTCACATCTTTATCTTTTTGTTTTTTAAAATTTAATTCAAAAAAATCAATATATGCACCTTGTAAATATCCATCAACAATATCATACATATCATTGTATGCTGGTTTTATACTTGCTTCAAAACTATCATTTGAATCATAAAATAAACCAATTCTAGCAGAATCATGAGAAATAAGTGGATCAAGAGGTGATTTTATGTTATAAGTTCTTGTTTGTTTATAAGCACTTCGCTCTTTTAAAAGTTTTAAATAGTTTTTTATATACTCTTTTTTTTCAGTTCCATCTTCTGAACGTTGATATTGAGTATAAGCAATCTTAAAATCTAAATATGAGATTTTATCACTTTGACTTAAACTATCTGGTAGTTCTATTTCATCACTTATATAAGCTTTTAAAAACTCTTTATTTTCTATCTCTTCATTTAAAATATGTTTCATCTTTTTCAAATTTGAGTATCTATATCTTGAATCAACTATCAAACCATCATATTTTGTTAATATTTTTATAGTATCAAGTGGAATTGCTTTAAAATCAAAATAACTAACTAAATCTAAACTTGGT
The DNA window shown above is from Arcobacter lacus and carries:
- a CDS encoding Lnb N-terminal periplasmic domain-containing protein is translated as MQNTSNFIERGIKYFILISLFFSASNSLELKNYIEEHKLYENSYWAKLLHYRNGISEIDSTNFFISNNGKEDLKEELFETINSLETGTNNVLCRFPLRVEWLKENIPTLEEKIVPYSCEELDKFLELTDAKYVTIVFPTAHINSPASMYGHTFLKVGADKETPLISNAINYAAKTDEKNGLIFAYNGLFGGYEGRYSIMPYYEKIKEYNNLEQRDVWEYDLNLSQEEINKLVLHTWELKDSYANYYFFKENCSYNVLWLLEIARPSLDLVSYFDFKAIPLDTIKILTKYDGLIVDSRYRYSNLKKMKHILNEEIENKEFLKAYISDEIELPDSLSQSDKISYLDFKIAYTQYQRSEDGTEKKEYIKNYLKLLKERSAYKQTRTYNIKSPLDPLISHDSARIGLFYDSNDSFEASIKPAYNDMYDIVDGYLQGAYIDFFELNFKKQKDKDVKLDRFTLLKIKSYSPQDMIFKPISWGIDVGYEHFKDEEDYFKVKPEVGISFGNDKDFIYSMLGSNIYYKGNDQLYSAGVNIGFITNRIENFNIGVNYTYDKYNKSLENNQFEAFTTYKMHRNLALNLKYINDDLYEKQDRVKVGVMFYF